The following are encoded together in the Adhaeribacter arboris genome:
- a CDS encoding T9SS type A sorting domain-containing protein, translating into MNIIFTFFHLIHQLPGKFPKRFRLGIALLLITDFSLSTSAQNIQWNKTIGADLSDYFVTAQQTKDGGYILGGTSGSGKRGDKSEPKKGQSDFWIVKLNANGSKAWDKTIGSAANDRLDALQQTSDGGFIILGYSVGGASGDKTGTKENWVVKLNPDGTKAWDKTFGVQKGGGSLTVLQQTSDGGYILGGSAYGVGGDKTEAGLFGDFWLVKLNTDGSKAWDKTIVGNRTENLTTLQQTKDGGFILGGNSSYGNLIDFWIVKLNPDRTTAWDKTIGVEADDLLSTIRQTQDGGYLLGGYADAGVGEFKSEKSKGGFDYWVIKLNEKGTQEWNKTIGGSGSDQLHALQPTSDGGYILGGGSRSNNSGDKTQDNQGIFDYWVVKLNANGSKAWDLTLGGNTEDALETIFQTKDNGYLVGGYSKSGISGTKTEASKGGFDYWVVKLDNNTKAKQTISFSALPEVNFATQKILTLKATASSGLPVSFRVVSGPATIKANTITLTGGSGTVTIEALQPGNADYYAAPAASRSFVVQVSPVTRLWDKAFGGISTEYPNQGGECDKIFGSSSLAAMVRTLDGGYLLGGTSDSKKGNDKSADNRGTISEGECFSEDQPIADYWIVKTNANGEKLWDKTFGGNDRDELKAILATPDGGYLLGGSSKSNGNGDKTEANQGYQDYWVVKISANGTKIWDKTFGGSLGDVLTSLTATPDGGFLLSGNSNSGISGDKTEAGKGGNEFWIIKIDGDGHKVWDKAFDNEGNDLSILRSVVTSPDGGFLLGGTTLLDKSNYWVVKINSQGKKLWDKTFGGNEYDELTALANTTDGGYLLGGYSWSGKSGDKSEASRGGDDFWVIKIDGAGKKVWDKTIGGNGSDLLTALIKTPDEGFLLGGTTNSGRSGEKSEEKRGQDDYWVVKLDHAGNINWDRTLGGTSSEQLSSLLITSDGNYLVGGSSYSQNDGDKSQSLKGIQDYWIIKLKEKTNAPALAWDMRFGGSSIDNLTDVIKTSDGGYLAGGYSDSKVSGDKSQSSRGKNDYWIVKTDASGKKLWDQRYGGSDQDYLNRVIQTQDGGYLLAGSSLSGKSGDKSQPSQGDRDFWIVKTDALGNMQWDRTYGGSDFEQFVKVIQLSTGEYVLGGTTKSPVNGDVSQTSPGLKDYWLVKISSTGKKIWDKRYGGNGDDQLVSFTETRDGGFLLGGESFSNATGDKSQASRGGSDFWAVRVDKDGKKLWDKTFGGSNQDAIASVSRSAGDTFVLAGTSFSPISGERSQTNQGKDDFWIVKIDAQGQKIWDKAFGGSDHDQLEASTTLADGSTILAGTTWSEISGDKTQASQGANDYWLVKINASGAQQWDKRFGGGSFEEVRTVFLTQDGGLLIGGRSDSGESGDKTQPSQGETDYWLVKVSPDSLANKVTIVARIANPVSPSTVKVENLNLTAYPNPSQDKVTINFILPQTQTASVKVYDSQGKEITTLFTGQAQANQTYQVQWQGSSYKAGLYFLQLQTSTLKQQHKLLLTK; encoded by the coding sequence ATGAATATTATTTTTACTTTTTTCCACTTGATTCACCAACTGCCAGGCAAATTTCCTAAACGGTTCCGCTTGGGCATTGCTTTGCTCCTTATTACAGATTTTTCTTTAAGTACTTCCGCACAAAACATTCAATGGAATAAAACCATAGGGGCCGATTTAAGTGATTATTTTGTTACTGCTCAACAAACCAAAGACGGCGGGTATATTTTGGGAGGAACTTCTGGTTCCGGAAAGAGAGGCGATAAATCCGAGCCTAAAAAAGGTCAGAGTGATTTTTGGATTGTAAAACTGAATGCCAATGGTTCCAAAGCTTGGGATAAAACCATTGGCAGTGCAGCCAACGACCGTTTGGATGCTTTGCAGCAGACCAGTGATGGCGGTTTTATTATATTAGGCTACTCGGTTGGTGGCGCTTCCGGGGATAAAACCGGCACGAAAGAAAATTGGGTGGTAAAACTCAACCCGGATGGCACCAAAGCCTGGGACAAAACTTTTGGGGTACAGAAAGGCGGTGGTTCTTTAACAGTCCTGCAACAAACCAGTGACGGCGGCTATATTTTGGGTGGAAGCGCTTATGGAGTGGGAGGTGATAAAACCGAAGCCGGCCTTTTTGGCGATTTTTGGCTTGTTAAATTAAATACCGATGGCTCTAAAGCTTGGGATAAAACCATTGTAGGAAATAGGACCGAAAATTTAACTACCCTGCAGCAAACCAAGGATGGCGGCTTTATATTGGGTGGAAATTCCTCCTACGGTAATTTAATTGATTTTTGGATAGTAAAACTAAACCCCGACCGAACTACTGCTTGGGATAAAACTATTGGCGTAGAAGCAGACGATCTCTTAAGCACCATTCGCCAAACCCAGGATGGTGGCTACCTTTTGGGAGGTTATGCTGACGCCGGCGTAGGTGAATTTAAATCAGAAAAGAGTAAAGGCGGTTTTGATTATTGGGTAATAAAATTGAATGAAAAAGGTACTCAGGAGTGGAATAAGACGATAGGAGGCAGTGGGAGCGATCAATTACATGCCCTGCAACCCACCAGCGACGGTGGTTATATATTAGGTGGCGGTTCCCGGTCCAACAATAGCGGCGATAAAACGCAAGATAACCAAGGTATTTTTGATTATTGGGTAGTAAAATTGAACGCCAATGGCTCCAAAGCCTGGGACCTCACCCTTGGGGGTAACACTGAAGATGCTTTAGAAACTATTTTCCAAACAAAAGATAACGGTTACTTGGTAGGTGGCTATTCTAAATCGGGTATCTCCGGTACTAAAACAGAAGCCAGTAAAGGAGGGTTTGACTACTGGGTAGTAAAACTGGATAATAATACGAAAGCCAAACAAACCATTTCGTTTTCTGCTTTGCCCGAAGTAAATTTTGCTACGCAAAAAATCCTCACTTTAAAAGCTACCGCCAGTTCCGGCTTACCGGTAAGTTTTAGGGTTGTTTCCGGACCGGCTACAATTAAGGCCAACACTATAACGCTTACGGGTGGTAGCGGTACGGTAACAATTGAGGCTTTACAACCGGGCAACGCAGATTATTATGCCGCTCCGGCTGCTAGCCGCAGTTTTGTGGTGCAAGTTTCGCCAGTAACCCGGCTTTGGGATAAAGCATTTGGTGGTATTTCAACCGAATATCCTAACCAAGGCGGAGAATGCGACAAAATTTTTGGTTCTTCCTCTCTTGCTGCTATGGTACGTACTTTAGATGGGGGTTACTTACTGGGAGGTACTTCTGATTCTAAAAAAGGGAATGATAAAAGCGCTGATAACCGGGGTACTATTTCGGAGGGAGAATGCTTTTCCGAAGATCAACCCATAGCCGATTATTGGATTGTAAAAACCAATGCCAATGGTGAAAAACTTTGGGATAAAACCTTTGGTGGTAACGACCGGGATGAATTAAAAGCTATTTTGGCCACCCCCGACGGCGGTTACTTATTAGGTGGTTCTTCTAAATCAAACGGAAATGGGGATAAAACGGAAGCTAACCAAGGTTATCAGGATTACTGGGTAGTTAAAATATCCGCCAATGGTACTAAAATTTGGGATAAAACTTTTGGCGGCAGCTTAGGCGATGTACTTACTAGTTTAACTGCCACTCCCGACGGCGGCTTTTTACTAAGTGGTAATTCTAACTCGGGTATATCCGGCGACAAAACGGAAGCAGGTAAGGGCGGCAATGAATTTTGGATAATAAAAATAGATGGGGATGGCCATAAGGTCTGGGACAAAGCCTTTGACAACGAAGGCAACGATCTTAGTATTTTACGATCAGTAGTTACTTCTCCGGATGGCGGCTTTTTATTGGGCGGTACTACTTTATTAGATAAAAGCAATTACTGGGTAGTTAAAATTAATAGCCAGGGAAAAAAACTTTGGGATAAAACCTTTGGCGGCAATGAGTATGATGAACTAACGGCTTTAGCTAATACCACGGATGGCGGTTACCTATTAGGCGGTTATTCCTGGTCTGGTAAAAGCGGCGATAAGAGTGAGGCAAGCCGAGGTGGTGATGATTTCTGGGTGATTAAGATAGATGGAGCCGGAAAAAAGGTTTGGGATAAAACCATAGGCGGAAATGGTTCTGACTTACTCACTGCTTTAATTAAAACGCCCGATGAAGGTTTCCTGCTCGGTGGCACTACCAACTCAGGCAGGAGTGGCGAAAAGAGTGAAGAAAAGCGAGGTCAGGATGATTACTGGGTAGTAAAATTAGACCATGCCGGTAATATAAATTGGGACAGAACCTTAGGCGGAACCAGCAGTGAACAATTAAGTTCGCTTTTAATTACTTCAGATGGCAATTACCTGGTTGGGGGCTCTTCTTACTCTCAAAATGATGGTGATAAAAGCCAATCGCTTAAAGGAATTCAGGATTATTGGATAATTAAATTAAAAGAAAAAACAAATGCACCAGCCTTGGCCTGGGACATGCGTTTTGGCGGTTCCAGTATAGATAATTTAACCGATGTAATTAAAACCTCCGATGGCGGGTACTTAGCCGGGGGTTATTCTGATTCCAAGGTGAGCGGCGACAAATCCCAAAGCAGCCGGGGCAAAAACGATTACTGGATTGTAAAAACAGATGCAAGCGGTAAAAAGCTCTGGGACCAACGCTACGGCGGCTCGGATCAGGACTACCTTAACCGGGTGATTCAAACGCAAGATGGCGGCTATTTACTGGCGGGTTCTTCTTTATCGGGTAAAAGCGGCGATAAAAGTCAACCTAGTCAGGGCGATCGCGACTTCTGGATCGTGAAAACCGATGCTTTGGGTAATATGCAATGGGATAGAACCTACGGCGGCAGCGACTTCGAGCAATTTGTAAAAGTCATTCAACTCTCTACCGGCGAATACGTGCTGGGCGGCACTACTAAATCCCCTGTAAACGGCGATGTAAGCCAAACCAGTCCGGGTTTAAAGGATTACTGGTTAGTCAAAATCAGTTCTACTGGTAAAAAGATCTGGGATAAACGTTACGGCGGCAACGGCGACGATCAGTTAGTTAGCTTTACCGAGACCCGCGACGGAGGATTTTTATTAGGTGGCGAATCGTTTTCCAACGCTACCGGCGATAAGAGCCAAGCTAGCCGGGGCGGTAGTGATTTTTGGGCAGTTCGGGTAGATAAAGACGGTAAAAAACTTTGGGATAAAACTTTCGGTGGGAGTAACCAGGATGCCATTGCCTCCGTGAGCCGTAGTGCTGGCGATACTTTTGTTTTAGCCGGTACTAGCTTTTCTCCAATTAGCGGGGAAAGAAGCCAGACCAACCAAGGTAAAGATGATTTCTGGATAGTAAAAATAGATGCGCAAGGGCAAAAAATTTGGGATAAAGCCTTCGGCGGCAGCGACCACGACCAATTAGAAGCCAGCACTACTTTAGCAGATGGTAGTACTATTCTGGCAGGTACTACTTGGTCGGAGATAAGTGGCGACAAAACTCAGGCTAGTCAAGGAGCAAATGATTACTGGTTAGTTAAAATAAATGCCTCCGGCGCCCAGCAATGGGATAAACGCTTCGGTGGTGGCAGCTTCGAAGAAGTTCGTACGGTGTTTCTAACGCAAGATGGCGGTTTGTTAATAGGTGGCCGCTCCGACTCCGGTGAAAGTGGGGATAAAACCCAGCCTAGCCAAGGAGAAACCGATTATTGGCTGGTAAAAGTGTCTCCGGATAGTTTGGCTAATAAGGTTACTATAGTAGCAAGAATAGCTAATCCAGTTTCCCCGTCTACGGTAAAAGTGGAAAATCTGAATTTAACCGCGTACCCCAATCCTTCCCAGGATAAAGTAACCATAAACTTTATTTTACCCCAAACGCAAACTGCTTCGGTAAAGGTATACGACAGCCAGGGTAAGGAAATCACTACTTTGTTTACCGGCCAAGCGCAAGCGAATCAAACGTACCAAGTGCAATGGCAAGGTTCCAGCTACAAGGCGGGCCTGTATTTTCTGCAACTACAAACGTCCACACTAAAGCAACAGCACAAACTACTTTTAACTAAATAA